DNA from Streptomyces rishiriensis:
GTGTGAAGGACTGCGTCGAGAGCGGCGCGTACAGCGTCTTCAGCAAGATCTCCACGTACGCCGCCAGCGCCTATCCGCGCATGGACGACACCAACCTCAACTACGACCACCTCGCCGACCTGTGGGTGCGCAACGCGTCCACGAAGGTCGCGCGCGACCTGTACTCCAAGGGCACCTCGCTGGCCGGTGGCGACACCTGGGGCTCCATGAGCGCCTACAACCTCGTCGTGCAGACCGACCTGGACCGCGACGGCTACCAGGACCTGATCCTGCGCCGCACCTCCGACGGCGACGTCTTCTGGAAGCACTGGGTGCCCTCCAGCGGGACCTGGGTCAACAAGCTCATCGGCGACAACTGGAAGACCCGCACCCAGATCCTCGCCCCCGGCGACGTCACGGGTGACTACCTGCCGGACCTGGTCGCCGTCGACTCCGCCGGCGCGATGTGGGTCTACCCGGGCAAGGGCAACGGCGCCTTCGCCGCGCCCGTCAAGAACGGCACGGGCTGGAACGCGTACAACGTCGTGCGCGGCCACGGCGACTTCAGCTTCGACGGCAGGACGGACCTCATCGCCCGCGACAAGGCCACCGGCGCGGTCTACCTCTACAAGGGCAATGGCACCGCCACGAGCGCCTTCGCGGCCCGTATCAAGGTCGCCACCTGGACCAACACGACGTACAACGTCATCGCCGCCGTCGGTGACGTCAACGGCGACGGTCTGGCCGACCTGCTGGCCCGCACCCCGGCAGGCACCCTGTACCTGTACAAGGGCACCGGAAAGGCCACCACTGCGATCTTTGCCACAAGGGTCTCACTCGGGACGTCTTACAAGCAGTACGACCTGTTCGGCTGAGTCCGGCCGAACGCGCAGGTGAGCGGGGGTAGACCCCGCTGACCCGGGTCACGCCGCGTGCCCGGTCCGTCACGGACCGGGCACGACGCGTTGTGCAACCCTGTCCCGAGTTTCCCCGTCTGACCTGGCGGAGTGACGATGGTGAGGTTGCACGAGAACAGAGGAGCACATGTCCCCCGAGAGCACGCCGGAGCCCGGTACCCCGGGTGAGGCCGGCACAACGAGCGGGGCGCCCGGCAGCGACGGCCCGCGCCACCGCAGGCAGCGTGGGCGACGCAGGGGCGTGCTGATCGCCGCGTGGAGCGCCGCGGGCGTCCTCGTGCTGGGCGGTACCGGCGTCGGCTACCTCTACTTCAAGCTCAACGGCAACATCGAGAGCGTCGACATCGACCAGGCGCTGGGCGCCGACCGGCCCACCAAGGTCGACAACGGCTCCGAGAACATCCTCGTGCTCGGCTCGGACACCCGCTCCGGCGCCAACAAGAAGCTCGGCGGCGGCACGGACGACGGCAGCGCCCGCTCCGACACCGCGATGATCGTCCACGTGTACGAGGGCCACAAGAAGGCCAGTGTGGTCTCCATACCGCGCGACACGCTGATAGACCGCCCCGCCTGCACCGACACGAGCGGTACCACGCACGACGCCGCGTCCGACGTGATGTTCAACTCGGCGTACTCGACCGGTGGCGCGGCCTGCGCCGTGAAGACGGTCGAGTCGATCAGCGGCGTCCGTATGGACCACTACCTGGAAGTCGACTTCTCCGGCTTCGAGAAGCTCATCGACGAACTCGGCGGCGTCGAGGTCACCACGACCAAGGCCATCGACGACCCCGACAGCCATCTGGACCTCGAGGCCGGCACGCACACGCTCACCGGCGAGCAGGCCCTCGGTCTGGTCCGCACCCGGCACGGCGTCGGCGACGGCTCCGACCTCGGCCGCATCCAGCTCCAGCAGGCCTTTATCAAGGCCCTGGTCAACCAGGTCAAGCACGTCGGCCTGTTTACCAGCGGCACCAAGCTGTACGACCTCGCCGACACCGCGACCAAGGCCGTCACGGCCGACTCCGGCCTCGGTTCGCTGAACTCCCTGATGTCCTTCGCGAACGGACTCAAGGGCATCAGCGCGGCCAACATGAACATGGTCACGATGCCGGTCCGGTACGACCCGGCCAACCTCAACCGGGTCATCGTCGCCAAAGCCAAGGCCGAACAGGTGTGGACGGCCCTGAAGAACGACCGGCCCATCCCGAAGGCCGCCACCGAAGGCACCGCCACGGGCGAGGCGGCGGGCGTCGTGGCGTCCTCGTGAGGGGCTTCGAACACTCCGGGGAATAGATCCCCCCGCCCCCCGGTTTTGGGGGATGCGGCCAGTCCTGGCAGACTGGTACGTCGGCTCCGGTTCACGTTTGCCGTATCCCGCGGCAGCGACCCGGCGCCCTCCCGAAACTAGGAGACACCTTGAAGCGCGACATCCACCCCGAGTACGTCGAGACCCAGGTCAGCTGCACCTGTGGCGCCTCGTTCACCACCCGTAGCACGATCGAGAGCGGTTCCATCCGCGCCGACGTCTGCTCCGAGTGCCACCCGTTCTACACGGGCAAGCAGAAGATCCTCGACACCGGTGGCCGTGTGGCCCGCTTCGAGGCCCGCTTCGGCAAGGCGCCCGCCGGCTCCAAGAAGTAGCGAGCACCTCTTCGCCGGTCCACGGCAGTGTCCCCGCCCAGGGGGCACGCCGGGACCGGCGTTTTTGGTCGCCCGCCCTTCCCCCACGCACGTCATTCAGGAGCGCATCATGTTCGAGGCCGTCGAGGAGCTGCTCGGAGAGCACGCCGACCTGGAGAAGAAGCTCGCCGACCCGTCGGTCCACGCAGACCAGGCCAACGCGCGCAAGCTGAACAAGCGCTACGCCGAGCTGACGCCCATCGTCGGCACGTACCGCTCCTGGAAGCAGACCGGTGACGACCTGGAGACCGCGCGCGAGTTCGCCTCCGCCGACCCGGACTTCGCCGCCGAGGTGAAGG
Protein-coding regions in this window:
- a CDS encoding LCP family protein — encoded protein: MSPESTPEPGTPGEAGTTSGAPGSDGPRHRRQRGRRRGVLIAAWSAAGVLVLGGTGVGYLYFKLNGNIESVDIDQALGADRPTKVDNGSENILVLGSDTRSGANKKLGGGTDDGSARSDTAMIVHVYEGHKKASVVSIPRDTLIDRPACTDTSGTTHDAASDVMFNSAYSTGGAACAVKTVESISGVRMDHYLEVDFSGFEKLIDELGGVEVTTTKAIDDPDSHLDLEAGTHTLTGEQALGLVRTRHGVGDGSDLGRIQLQQAFIKALVNQVKHVGLFTSGTKLYDLADTATKAVTADSGLGSLNSLMSFANGLKGISAANMNMVTMPVRYDPANLNRVIVAKAKAEQVWTALKNDRPIPKAATEGTATGEAAGVVASS
- the rpmE gene encoding 50S ribosomal protein L31, yielding MKRDIHPEYVETQVSCTCGASFTTRSTIESGSIRADVCSECHPFYTGKQKILDTGGRVARFEARFGKAPAGSKK